The Phoenix dactylifera cultivar Barhee BC4 chromosome 17, palm_55x_up_171113_PBpolish2nd_filt_p, whole genome shotgun sequence genome contains a region encoding:
- the LOC120104293 gene encoding uncharacterized protein LOC120104293, with amino-acid sequence MPPRRTRIPPRRLIETMGDDPATPRPAERVQEEEIAPTVLDRPEQDQAGGSTPVLELVREVIELVRQQRDPHPQHPSASSSDQGRSIAEFRKLAPPAFKETTDPQEAEWWIDEMEKAFRAMGCTEEEKIRFATYMLQDRAHHWWESVERTMMQDAGYVTWPGFRMAFYSKYFPSSRIRELEREFLSLSQGSMTVEDYEAEFDRLSRFAPSLVQDPKSRMSRFEEGLRPRLRQGLAAVHSTDYDDLVDRAKNMEIIWKETQDAQKGKSKRTRDFDSDGERHLRRPMQFRPGAGQRVPYGRTASDRRGISGMCFKCGQTGHRAVECLQTRPGIGACFRCGQQGHRIAECPQTQTVSGVCFGCGQPGHRISNCPRTRSAQRPPNSVAPQRQTSFTPVQATQSAVLRQQRGGGSRTQGRVYALTQQDAQASNTAVTGTLLVHSTYAYALFDSGATHSFISSTYVHKHDIFCSPLERELCVSTPAGGKMITSLICKSCPVIVEGRDLKADLIVMDLHEFDLILGMDWLAIYHATIDCFSKRVTFRIPDIEEFYFVGDGGCVSPQIVAALQGIRSLRKGCSVYMAAVMDSEQSEQKIEDIPVVREYPDVFPDELPGLPPVREVEFAIDLNLGTAPISRPPYRMAPAELKELKEQLQELLDLGFIRPSVSPWGAPVLFVRKKDGSMRLCIDFREINKVTIKNRYLLPRIDDLFDQLQGAQVFSKIDLRSGYHQLRIKESDIAKTAFRTIYGHYEYLVMPFGLTNAPAAFMDLMNRVFKPFLDKFVIVFIDDILIYSKSHTEHEQHLKIVLEILRQNQLYGKLKKCQFWLDQVMFLGHVVSKEGIMVDPKKIEAVVDWNRPTNVSEIRSFLGLAGYYRRFVEGFSSIAGPLTRLTRKGVKFEWSDQCEKSFEELKRRLVSAPILTLPVTGVDYTIYSDASKKGLGCVLMQNEKVIAYASRQLKPYEENYPTHDLELAAVVFALKIWRHYLYGETCQGILQQTVEKIQLIRERLRAAQSRQKSYADIRRRELEFQVGDHVFLRVSPSKGIMRFGVRGKLSPRYVGPFEILERVGSVAYRLALPPALSGVHSVFHVSMLRKYIADPNHVIDVAPLQLRADLTYVEQPVRIVDRKDQVLRRRTIPYVKVQWSNHSEREATWELEEEMREKYPALFSD; translated from the exons ATGCCGCCCCGCCGTACTCGTATACCACCTCGTCGTCTGATTGAGACGATGGGAGATGATCCGGCGACTCCTCGCCCAGCTGAGCGAGTTCAGGAAGAGGAGATTGCTCCGACAGTTTTAGACCGACCAGAACAGGATCAGGCGGGAGGATCGACCCCAGTATTGGAACTGGTCAGGGAGGTGATTGAGCTGGTCAGACAGCAGAGGGACCCACATCCACAGCATCCCTCTGCTAGCTCGTCGGATCAGGGGAGGAGCATTGCAGAATTCCGGAAGTTGGCTCCTCCGGCCTTCAAGGAAACTACCGATCCCCAAGAGGCCGAATGGTGGATAGATGAGATGGAGAAGGCTTTCAGGGCCATGGGTTGTActgaggaggagaagatcagatttgccacctatatgcttcaggaccggGCTCATCATTGGTGGGAGTCTGTGGAGAGGACTATGATGCAGGATGCAGGATATGTGACCTGGCCGGGATTCCGCATggccttctactccaagtattttccTTCCAGTCGTATCAGGGAGTTGGAGAGGGAGTTTCTGAGTCTCTCTCAGGGGAGTATGACTGTGGAGGATTATGAGGCTGAGTTCGATCGACTGTCACGTTTTGCACCATCTCTTGTCCAAGACCCTAAATCTAGGATGAGTAGATTTGAGGAAGGACTGAGGCCTCGCCTGCGTCAGGGTTTAGCTGCTGTTCACTCGACTGATTATGATGACCTAGTTGACAGAGCTAAAAATATGGAGATCATCTGGAAGGAGACACAGGATGCTCAGAAAGGGAAGTCAAAGAGGACCAGGGACTTTGATTCTGACGGTGAGCGGCATCTGCGCCGACCTATGCAGTTCCGTCCAGGAGCAGGGCAGCGAGTTCCATATGGGAGGACTGCATCGGATCGCAGGGGGATATCAGGAATGTGCTTCAAGTGTGGCCAGACTGGACATAGAGCTGTTGAGTGTCTTCAGACACGGCCTGGTATTGGGGCATGTTTCAGGTGTGGTCAGCAGGGCCACCGGATAGCTGAGTGCCCTCAGACTCAGACAGTTTCTGGAGTTTGTTTCGGGTGTGGTCAGCCGGGTCACAGGATTTCCAATTGTCCTCGTACTAGATCTGCGCAGAGGCCACCGAATTCTGTAGCTCCTCAACGACAGACTTCCTTTACTCCAGTACAGGCTACCCAGTCAGCTGTCCTCAGGCAGCAGAGGGGAGGAGGATCTCGCACCCAGGGACGGGTATATGCACTGACacagcaggatgctcaggcatccaacacgGCAGTGACAGGTACCTTATTAGTACATTCTACTTATGCATATGCACTATTCGACTCAGGGGCCACACACTCTTTTATTTCATCCACATATGTGCATAAGCATGACATATTTTGCTCACCCTTGGAGAGAGAATTATGTGTTAGTACCCCAGCTGGGGGTAAGATGATCACCTCACTGATATGCAAGTCTTGCCCAGTAATTGTAGAGGGTAGAGACTTGAAAGCTGACCTTATTGTCATGGACTTACATGAATTTGATTTAATTCTGGGTATGGATTGGTTAGCTATATATCACGCTACCATTGACTGCTTCTCGAAGCGGGTGACTTTCCGAATCCCTGACAttgaagagttttattttgtggGTGATGGAGGGTGTGTCTCCCCTCAGATAGTGGCAGCCTTACAGGGTATTCGGTCTCTCAGGaaggggtgctctgtgtatatgGCAGCCGTCATGGATTCTGAACAGTCGGAACAGAAAATTGAAGACATACCCGTGGTCAGGGAATACCCTGATGTTTTCCCTGATGAGCTTCCTGGTTTACCACCAGTTAGAGAGGTGGAATTTGCCATTGATCTAAACCTTGGTACGGCACCCATATCTAGACCTCCTTACAGAATGGCCCCTGCTGAACTAAAAGAACTGAAGGAACAGTTGCAGGAGCTATTGGATCTGGGTTTCATTCGACCCAGTGTCTCTCCTTGGGGTGCACCAGTGTTatttgtgaggaagaaggatggcAGTATGAGGCTATGCATTGATTTCCGGGAAATTAACAAAGTGACTATCAAGAACAGGTACCTCCTGCCCCGGATTGATGACTTGTTTGATCAGCTTCAGGGTGCCCAGGTGTTTTCAAAGATTGATCTGCGATCTGGATATCATCAATTGAGGATAAAGGAGTCTGATATAGCCAAGACTGCCTTCCGCACCATATATGGCCATTATGAGTATCTGGTGATGCCTTTCGGGTTGACAAATGCTCCAGCTGCAtttatggatctgatgaacaGGGTATTTAAACCTTTTTTGGACAAATTTGTAATTGTGTTTATTGATGACATCTTAATCTATTCCAAGAGTCATACTGAGCATGAGCAACACTTGAAAATTGTTTTGGAAATTTTGAGACAGAATCAATTGTATGGGAAACTGAAGAAATGTCAGTTCTGGCTGGATCAGGTGATGTTCTTGGGACATGTGGTATCTAAAGAAGGAATTATGGTTGACCCGAAGAAGATCGAAGCTGTAGTTGACTGGAACAGACCGACAAATGTATCAGAGATCCGCAGTTTCCTTGGATTAGCCGGCTATTACAGAAGATTTGTAGAAGGCTTCTCTAGTATTGCTGGGCCCTTGACTCGACTCACTCGCAAAGGAGTGAAATTCGAGTGGTCAGATCAGTGTGAGAAGAGCTTCGAGGAATTGAAGCGCCGGCTAGTGTCAGCACCTATTTTGACTCTGCCAGTCACGGGTGTTGATTATACTATTTACAGTGATGCCTCCAAGAAGGGTTTGGGCTGTGTGCTGATGCAGAATGAAAAAGTTATTGCCTACGCCTCTAGACAGCTCAAGCCTTATGAAGAAAACTATCCCACACATGATCTCGAGCTTGCAGCAGTTGTATTTGCTCTGAAAATATGGAGGCACTATTTGTATGGAGAGACATGTCAG GGAATATTGCAGCAGACAGTGGAAAAGATTCAGTTGATCAGAGAACGACTCCGAGCAGCTCAGAGTAGACAGAAAAGCTATGCAGATATCAGGAGGCGGGAATTGGAATTTCAGGTCGGAGATCATGTGTTCCTCAGAGTATCCCCTTCTAAAGGGATCATGCGGTTTGGAGTTCGAGGCAAGCTCAGTCCGAGATATGTGGGACCCTTCGAGATTCTCGAGAGAGTTGGATCTGTTGCTTATAGACTGGCACTTCCACCTGCTCTATCGGGAGTTCATTCTGTATTTCATGTCTCCATGCTGAGGAAGTATATTGCTGATCCAAATCATGTGATTGATGTGGCACCTTTGCAGCTTCGCGCCGATCTTACATATGTGGAGCAGCCTGTCCGTATAGTGGATAGGAAGGACCAAGTCTTGAGAAGACGCACTATCCCATATGTCAAGGTCCAGTGGAGCAATCATAGTGAGAGAGAAGCCACctgggagctggaggaggagatgagagagaagtatccagccttgttctcggattga